DNA sequence from the Deinococcus apachensis DSM 19763 genome:
GCAAAACGCACCACCTTGTCCTCGATGCTCGGGCAGTAGCGCGGCCCCAGGCCCTCTATGTCTCCTGCATACATCGGCGACTCGTGCAGGTTCTCCTGGATAAGACGGTGCGTTTCGGGTGTCGTCTGAGTCTGCCAGGTTGGAGATTCAACCGCGCGGGGACCGGGCCTTCCCGTGAAGCCCCGTGGCTGGGGATCAGCGGGAATCTCCAGCAGGTCGGCAAAGCGCACCGAGTCCGCGCGAACCCGGGGGGGCGTTCCCGTCTTGTAGCGCTTAAGCACATGCCCACCCCGGACCAGCGGCTCACTCAGGAACCGCGAGGGTGGCTCGCCCTGGCGTCCCTCCGGGCGCGAGTGGCGACCGTACCAGGTGACCCCGCGCATGAAGGTTCCTGCGGCGACCACCACGCTGCGGGTGTGCAGACGGCGACCGTCGGTAGTGACGACGAACCACCCTCCACGACTGTCAGCCTCCAAATCCGCTGCCTCGCCTCGCACAACGTCAAGTTCTGGATGACCCAAGATCACATCCTGAGCGCGTTCGGCGTAGGCGTCGCGCTCGTTTTGCACCCGCAAGGACTGCACAGCGGGTCCCTTGCTGGCGTTCAGCACCCGGGTGTGAATGGCCGTGTCATCGGCCAGGCGTCCCATCAACCCGCCCAACGCCTGCACCTCGAACACGAGTTGGCTCTTGCCGGGGCCACCGACAGCCGGGTTGCAGGGCATCCGGCCGATGGTGGCGGGATTGCCGACCAGCAGCGCCGTACGGGCAAATTTGGCAGCGGCCCAGGCGGCTTCCAGCCCCGCGTGGCCCCCGCCGATCACGATCACGTTCCAGCCGCTCATCTCAGGAGGAAGTGTACCAGTGGGGGAGAGGCCGTCACTCCGCCCGGAGTCACGGTCGTTCGCGGCCAAAGGCAAGTGGGAGGAAATACCGTTTCCTCCACCCCGTGTCCTGCCAGAACGGATCAGCACCAGGAACCGTCATGACGCTTTCAGCGGGGAAGCGGATAGAATGCCTAACGAGCGTTAGCCAGACAGTCCGGCAGCGGCTGCCCGTGGGCGGCGTGCTGCCTCCCGCTCAGGAGGCCCCTCATGATTCAGCCGTTCACATCTGACCCCCTGCGGTGGGTCGCGGAAGACGGCCGTCCCATCCGGGAACTGCCCGACCGCTTCACCCCCGCGGTGCTGCGGGAGCTGCACCACGAGATGGTGCGGGCGCGGGAGTTCGACAAGAAACTCGTCACCCTGCTCCGACAGGGCCGCACTACCTTCTACGCGCAGTCCAGCGGCATGGAGGCCACCCAGGTCGGCCTGGCCCGCTCCATCCGTGTGGGGCACGACTGGGTGTGGCCTTACTACCGCGACCACGCGCTCGGCCTGGCAATGGGCGTGCCACTCCTTGACCTGATCAGTCAGTGCCTGGGCACCAACTCCGATACCTGCCGGGGCCGCCAGATGCCGCACCACTTCGCGGCCCAGCGCCAAAATTTCGTCTCCATCAGCTCCTCCATCGCCTCGCAGGTGCCGCCCGCCGCCGGAAACGCGATGGCGCAAAAGTACCTGGGAGTGGATGAACTTACCGTTTGCACCTTTGGCGATGGTGCAACCAGCGAGGGCGACTGGCATGCGGGGATGAACATGGCGGGCGCGTCGGGTGCTCCCTGCCTCTTCGTCTGCGAGAACAATCAGTGGGCGATCAGCACCAACCTGAAGGCCCAGACCGCGAGTGAAACCATTCACATCAAGGCGAAGGCGTACGGGATGCCCGGGTACTACGTGGACGGCAACGACATCGTGGCCGTGATGGAGGTCCTGTCGCATGTGGCTGAAGGGGTCCGTGCGGGGAACGGCCCGGCCCTGGTTGAATGCCTGACCTATCGCGTGGGCTCGCACTCCAACGCCGACGCCGACGCCGAGAAGAACTACCGCACGCGCGAGGAAGTGAACGCCTGGCTGGCCCGCGACCCGATCACCCGCGTGGAGCGGTTGCTGGACCACCTGGGGGAACCCGTGAGCGCCGAGGAACGCGCCGACCTGATCAGCGCAGTTCACCGCGAGGTGGACGAGGCGGTGCTGAGGGCCGAGGCGACCGGGCAGCCCGACTGGCGAATCATGTTCGAGGACGTGTACGCCGATACGCCCGTCCACCTGCGTGAGCAGGCCGCCTTCCTCCGCGCCGAGCAGGAAGGGGTGAGGGCATGACCGCCACCCAGGCGAAACCCCAGGCTGCCACCGGAACGGGGGAGACGCGCACCCTCACGCTGATCCAGGCGATCAACGAGGCGATGGCGGAGGAGCTCGCGCGGGATGATCGGGTGGTCATCTTCGGCGAGGATGTGGGGGCACGCGGCGGGGTGTTCCTGGCGACAGCCGGGCTTCAGGCCCAGTTTGGCCCCAATCGGGTGTTCGACACCCCGCTCTCCGAGGCGAGCATCGTGGGCGCGGCAGTCGGCATGGCGGTGCGCGGCCTGCGCCCCATCGCCGAAATCCAGTTCGCGGATTACATGGGGCCGGGCTTCGACCAGATCATCAGCCAGGCGGCCAAGATCCGCTACCGCTCGGGCGGGCAGTTCACGGCGCCGCTGGTGATCCGCACCCCGTCCGGCGGCGGTGTGAAGGGCGGGCATCACCACAGCCAGAGCCCCGAGAGCTACTTTGCCCATACGCCGGGCCTCAAAGTCGTCATGCCCTCTACACCGTACGACGCCAAGGGACTGCTCAAGGCCGCCGTGCGCGGGGGCGACCCGGTGATCTACTTCGAGCCCAAGCGGCTCTACCGGGCGGCCAAGGGACAGGTGCCGGTGCAGGACTACACCGTCGAGATCGGCAAGGGCGCGGTCCGGCGGGAGGGCACCGACCTCACGGTCATCGGTTACGGCGGCGTGATGCCCGATGCGGAGAAGGCCGCGCAGGCCCTCGCCGCCGAGGGGGTGCAGGCCGAGGTTATTGACCTGCGCTCGCTGGTCCCCTGGGACCGCGACCTCGTGCTCACCAGTGTCGCCAAGACGGGCCGCGCCGTCCTGGTCAGCGAGGCGCCGCGCACCGCCAACTTCATGGGCGAGGTCGCGTATGTGATTCAGGAGGAGCTGTTCGACTCGCTCCTTGCCCCCGTGATGCAGGTCGCGGGCTTCGACACGCCGTACCCCTACGTGCAGGACAAGGTGTACCTCCCGGGTCCCAACCGCATCGCGGCGGCTTGCGTGCGGGCACTGAACTACTGACCCCCACCGGATGAAGCCCGACTTCCTGCGCCCGCTGCTCGGCATCCTCGGCCTCGCCATCGGCTTCGGCGTGTATCCCCTCGCGGAGGGTGCGCCGCAGCCGTGGCCGCACGTGCTGATCGGCGGCATGTTCGTGGCGCTGGGGCTGGCAGCCTGGTTCTATGCGCGCGGTGAGCGCTGGATTCAGGTCCTGGGGGCGCTGCTGATGCTGTACGGCGTGGCCCGGATGCTGTTCCTGCGTTGATCTTTAACTTCCCGAACGAGGTTCTCCCATGAAAGAAGTGCTGCTGCCCGAACTCGCCGAGAGCGTGGTTGAGGGCGAAATCCTGAAGTGGCTGGTGCAGGAGGGCGAGACGGTCGCCCTGGAACAGCCCCTGTGCGAAGTGATGACCGACAAGGTCACGGTCGAGTTGCCCAGCCCCTACGCGGGCGTGCTGGAGCGGCGCCTGGCGAATGAGGGCGATGTGGTTGCCGTTCATGCCCCCATCGCCGTGATCGTGGAAGCAGGGGCCGCGACGAGTGGGGGAGGGGAGAGGGCAAGTCAAACCTCCTCCGCTCCCAGCGTCACCCAGGCCATCCAGGAAACCTTCGAGAATCCCGAGACCACCGAGGCCCCGCTGCCCACCCAGGCCGCCGAGGAGCGCGAACACGTCAGCGGCAGCATTGTGGAGGCGGGGCACACGGCCGAGAAGGGGGACGACGACGCGAGCCTCTTCAAAGCCTTCGCCTCGGACGAGACGGTGCGGCTCCAGGGGTTAGAAAACCGCAGCGGCAGCAACACCCCGGGAACCTACACGGGCGGAACGGGCAGCATCCTCAACCGTGCCCAGACGCCCTCGGGCCGGACGGACGGACGGGTGCTCGCCGTGCCCGCCGCGCGCAAGCTTGCCCGGGAACTCGGCGTGGACCTCGCCGGGGTACAGGGCAGCGGTCCCAACGGGCGCGTGCGGGTGGACGACGTCACGGCCCACGCGCAGAGTCCGCAGTCGCAGCCCACCGCTCCAGCACAGACCGCCCCGGCTCCCGCGCCCCAGCCTGCCCCGGCGGCACCCACCCCTCAGCCTGCTCCCGCTGCGAGGGGTCCGGGGGGAATGCCCGTTGCGCCCGTGCAGTACCGCACGCCGAAGGGCTACGAGCACCTGGAGGACCGGGTGCCCCTGCGCGGAATGCGCCGCGCGATCTCCAACCAGATGCAGGCCAGCCACCTCTACACCGTCCGCACCCTGACAGTGGATGAGGTGAACCTGACCAGGCTCGTCGAGTTCCGCTCGCGCGTCAAGGACGAGGCGCAGGCGGCGGGCGTCAAGCTCTCCTACCTCCCCTTTATCTTCAAGGCGGTGGCTGCCGCGCTCCGCAAGTACCCCAGCCTGAACTCCTCCTTTGACGAGGCGACGGGCGAGATCGTCATGAAGCGGTACTTCAACATCGGCATGGCGGTGGCGACCGACGCGGGCCTCACCGTGCCGGTGCTGCGGGACGTGAACCAGAAGAGCATTTTCGAGCTGGCGCGGCAGGTCTCGGACCTCGCCTCGCGCGCCCAGGCTGGCAAGCTCACGCCGGACGAGCTGGCGGGCAGCACCTTCTCGGTCACGAACATCGGCTCTATCGGGGCGCTGTTCTCCTTCCCGATCATCAATGTGCCCGACGCGGCGATCCTGGGCGTTCATTCCATCCAGAAGCGGCCCATCGTGAACGAGCGCGACGAGATCGAGATCGCCCACATGATGTACCTCTCGTTGAGCTTCGACCACCGCCTGGTGGACGGTGCCGAGGCCGCGCGCTTCTGCAAGGAAGTCATCCGGCTCTTGGAGAACCCGGACCGACTGATGCTGGAAGCGATGTAGGAGCGGTCAGCGATCAGCAGGCAGCCTTCAGGGCCTCGCTGACTGCTGATCGCTGACTGCTTCTTATGGCCTGGGTCATAGGACCGTCAGTTTGACCCGCTAGTGTACCTGCTGACGGGACCCGGGCTTCGTTGCCCGCCCGCCGATTGGATTACAGTGACCGTGATGAACCGCCCCCGCGCCCTCGCCCTGCTGACGCTGCTCGCTCTCGCCACCCCAGCGCAGGCGCTGAAGCTGATTGTCTTGGACCGCGAACTCCAAACTCCTCTGGCATCCGGCGAGACGAGTGGGAATCGGATGGTTGTTCAGTTCGTGCCGGACTACACCGGGCCAGTGGTCGTGCTGTTCTCACGCGACGACGAGGAAAAGGCCCGGGGTCTGTATCCAACGCTGAAGAGCCGTTACGACGGCGATCTCAAGGCCGGGCAACTGACCCTGGACATTCCCAACGGCACGCAAACCCTGGCCCGCTTCCTGTCTGGATTCGGACTGACATTACAATCGCAGGCTGCCGGACAGTCGCTCAGTCTGCCGGGCCTGCGGGTGGTGCCGGACAAGTCCAAGTCAAGCGACCCCAAGAACCAAGGAGACCGCTGAATGCTGGCACAGATTCTGGTGGTGGAGGACGATCCCCACCTCGGACCACTGCTCAAGGAGTATCTGTCGGCCGACTACCTTGTGGAACATGCCCCCACCCTCAAGGAGGCGCAGGCATGGCTGGGCACCCACTCGCCGCAGCTCATTCTGCTCGACCTGAACCTGCCTGACGGAGACGGGCTGGACCTCGTGCAGGCGCTGCGGCAGTATTCCAGCACCCCCGTCCTGGTGCTGTCGGCCAGAAGCGGCGTGCAGGAACGGGTGGCGGGCCTGAATGCGGGGGCGGACGACTACCTCACCAAGCCCTTCGCCATGCCCGAACTCGACGCGCGGATCACGGCCCTGCTGCGCCGCACGGCGGCCGGGACGGGTGTGAACCTGGGCAACACCAGCCTCTCGACGAGCAGCCTGCTGCTCACAGTGAACGACAAGAACGTGAACCTGACCGAGCATGAGGCGCGTATCCTGGAGTTGATGATGCGCACGCCCGAGCGGGTCTTCTCGCGGGCGGACATCGAGTCGCACCTGTACGGCTGGGAGACGCCGAACAGCAACTCGGTGGAGGTCCGTATTTCACAGCTTCGCAAAAAGCTGGAGCAGGCCGCCTCCGACCTGCGGATTCGCACCATCCGCAATGTCGGTTATGTCCTGCAGGCCTGACCGCCTCCCCCTAGACTCCGCCTATGCCTGCTACCGCAACCCATCCTGCGCCCTGTCGCCGGGGTGGGTCGCGCTTTTCTGAGGAGAGGCAAACTTGAGTCGGCCCGCCCCCCTGAGAAGCGCGCGGGTCGCCTGGCGGCACAGCCTGCGCTTCCGGCTGGCGCTGGTATACACGCTCGTCGCCCTGGCGCTGATCACGGTGATCGGCCTCGGCGTGATGACGCTGCTGCTGCGTCAGATGGACGCGCAGTTCCAGACGCGGCTGGACGAACGCGCCGACACCCTGGCGGAGGCGTTGCTGGCTGGTCAGCAAGGCCTGGGGAAAACGCCGGGTGGGGCGGGGACCTACACCATGATCGTGGACGAGGACGGACAGGTGCTGGCAGCCACCCCCAGCCTGCGGCAGTACGAGAAAGCCCCCTTCCCCTTCGAGGGCCAGCGGACGGTGCAGCTCGGGGGCTCCTCCGCCCGCACCGCCACCCGTAAGCTGGGGGGCTTCGGGACGCTGTGGGTGGCGCTGCCGGAGGACGACCTGGTCGCTGCCCGCCAGAGCGCGACGAACGCCCTGCTCCTCGCCCTGCTGGTCACCCCGGTCCTGATGCTGGTCGTGGGCTGGTGGGTGGGCCGCCGGGCCCTGGCAGGTCTGGGCGAGGCCGCCGACCTGGCCGACCACATTGACCCCACCCGCAGCGTCGCCACGCTGCCCCTGCCCACCCGCGAGGACGAGGTTCACCGCCTGCTCGCGGCCCTCAACCGCCTGCTCGTCCGCATCGAGGCGGTACAGGCGCGCGAGAAGCAACTGCTGGGGCAGATCGTCCACGAACTCGGCGCCCCGCTGACGGTCCTCAAGGCCAGCCTGACGCGCGCGGCCGACCGCACCCGAGACCCTGAGGTCATGCGGGCCGCCCTGGTGGCCGACGAGCTCACCTTCACGACCCAGGACCTGATGCAGCTCGCCCGCGGCCACCTGGAGATGAAGGTGGCGTGGCACTTCATCCCGGCGTCAGCGCTGCGCGGGCGGCTCGACCGGCTGGTGCCGGGCACCACCTTCGCGGGAAATTGGGGTGGCATGCTCCTGTGCGACCCCGACCGGCTGACCCAGGCGCTGCGTAACCTGCTCGCCAATGCGCGCCGCGCCGCTGGGCCGGAGGGCACGGTCAGCCTGACCCTGGAGGAGACGGCCGACCACGTCACCCTCACCGTTCATGACAGCGGCCCTGGCCTGCCCCCGGAACTCGGCGACCGAATTTTCGAGCCCTTCGTCAGCGGCAGCGGCTCCAGCGGTCTGGGCCTGAGCGTGGCGCGTCAGATTGCGGCGCTGCACGGCGGCACCCTGACGGCCGGAAATGCGCCGGGTGGGGGTGCCCAGTTCGTCCTGACCCTTCCCGGCGTAGCCCTGGGCGACGAGGAGGACGAGGAGCCCGCCGGGCAACCGGAGACGGCGCTGTCCGCCCCTTGAGGTCGTTTCCGGGCCGGACGAGATCGCAACACGAAAATCTCCGGAGCCTGGGGCAACCCCCCGCTATCCTGGTGCGGTGACCCCCACCCTCGACCGTACCGAACTCCACGCGCTGCTCACCCTGCGCTTTACCCCCAACCTGGGTCCCCGGCGCACCGAGCATCTGCGGCGGCACTTCGGGAGTGCGGGCGCGGCCCTGGGCGCACCCCTGACGGCGCTGCGCGGCGTGCCGGGCCTCGACGCCCGGTCGGTGGCAGGGATCGGGACCGCCACGCCCCGCGAACAGGCGGAGTCGGAACTCGCCAGGGCGGCCCGGGAGGGCGTAACCCTGCTGGGGAGGGGGTTAGAGGGCTATCCCGACGCGCTGGAGGCCCTGGGCGATCCGCCCGCGGTCCTGTGGGTGCGGGGCGACCTTCCCGACTTTCCGGTCGTGCCGCGCGCCGTCGGGATCGTGGGCACGCGCGGCGCCAGCCCGCACGCCCTGGGCCTGACCCGCCACCTCGCCGCCGACCTCGCCCGGGCCGGAGTGACGGTCGTCAGCGGCCTGGCGCGGGGCGTGGACACCGCCGCGCACGAGGCGAGCGTGGACGCCGGGGGGATCAGCGTGGGCGTGCTGGGGAGCGCGGTGAATATGATCTACCCCAGCGAAAATACGGGCCTGGCCCGCCGCCTCACCCTAGTCAGCGAGTACCCGCTGGACACTGGCCCCGCGCAGCACCACTTCCCCACCCGCAACCGCATCATCGCGGCCCTCTCGGCGGCCACTGTCGTGGTCGAGGGCGAGTTGAAAAGCGGCTCGCTGATCACCGCCACCCATGCCCTGGAGTGTGGGCGCACTGTCTTCGCCGTGCCGGGCCGTGCGGGGGACCCCCGCGCCGCTGGCCCCCACCGCCTGCTGCGCGAGGGAGCGGTGCTGACCGAGACGGCGGGGGACATCCTCGATGAGCTGGGCTGGGAGGACGCGCCCGCCGCCCCGCTGCCCGACCTCCCGCCCGAGCAGGCCCGCGTGTACGCCGCGCTGACCACCCCCGCGACCTTGGACGACCTGCAAGGGGCGACCGGCCTCACGCTGCCCGACCTTCAGACCGCCCTGGTGATGCTGCAACTCATGGGGCTGGCGGAGGAGGTGGGCGGACGGTGGGCGAGGCGGTAGCGCAACCTATAAGGGCTCCTCGCCCCTGTCCTCACGTGGCCCGGTGTGCCCGCTCGCTACGGTTGGCCCATGGACAGGGACTTCACGATGGTGCTGCCTGGCGGCCGTGTTCCGGCCCGTTTCGTCACGCTGGAGGACGGCACTCCCGGCGTCGAGGTGGAGGGCGTGCGCTTTCCCCATGTGACCGACGAGGTGCCCCACGGCATCCGGGGCAACAGCGACGAGCAGCGCCGGGTGATCGACGGCCTGCGAAAACAGTTTCGGATCACGTCTGACCCCTCGGTCCTCGCCTTCGACGTGGAGGAGGGGGAAGGTTTCGCGCGCTGAGCCCTGTGCCTCCAGCAGCAGGGGAGAGGAGGGGTGCATGACCCTGACTGACGCCGAGGCGAAGGTTCTCCGGGCACTGCGGGAAGGCGCCGAACTTGCCATGCACGTGCGGCAAACCAGGCGCGGCCCGTACTACACGCTGGCGGGAAGGAGGCTCAGCGTCGTCACGTTCAAAGCCCTGGAAGGCCGGAAACTGATCGGCCGGGAGAGCGGCGGACAAGCGAGAACTGTCTATACCCTGACCCAGGTCGGTGAGGAAGCGCTGACAGACTGGGAGGCGACCCGATCTCCCGACCGCCTCCTGCTGCCGTGAGCCTTGCAGCGGACGGCTCAAAGATCGCTGGTGCCCGTCACTCCTCCCGTGTCACCTGAGACCAAGTCCTCGTCACTCTCGGTCTCAGGCCCTCCGGCCTCCAGCTCGGTGCTTTCCCCGGTGCCCCGGGTATCGCCCGCGTTCCCGGACACGTCGTAGGTTTCGGGCGGCGCTCCGGCTGCGGACACGCCGTCGATGCTCCCGGCCTCTCCCGGAACTCCCGCCTGATCGGGCGTGTCCTCGGTAATTCCGCGCAGGCCACCTGTGGCGGTGGCGCCGTCGTTATTGCCTGTCATGTTCTCCTCTCCCTTCAGGCCTCCCAGCTTAGGGAGCGCAGACCCAGACGACGGGAGGAGGGATAGGGGACTTCAGGTGTGCTGCGGCCCATAATCCTTCTCCACATCCACCCGTGGGGGGCCGGGCAGCGTCACGCCCTCCCGGGCCTCGTCGAGGAGGTCCGGGAGCGGCGTCCGCATCCCTACCCAGAGTGCCCCCTCCTGCCCAGAAATTCCATCCGTACCGGGATCGAGGGTCAGCCTCCAGCCCCCCCCAGCCCAATCCACACGGACTCCCAACGCCTCGCCCCGGGTCAGCGCGGCGACCTCCAGATCATCGAGACGGACGCGGACTCCCCGGGATGTGAAACGCACCTTCATGCCTTCACTGTAGAGGCGTGGGATGCTGCGGGTATGACTGGGCAAAAGTTGAACGTGCTCGTGCTGGGCGGAACGCAGTTCGTGGGGCGGCATATCGTGGAGGCGCTGCTGGCGAGGGGACATGGGGTTACCGTGCTGACCCGCGGGCGCACCCCGGACGAGCTGCCGGAGACGGTCGAGCGCCTGAAGGGGGACCGCAACGAGGGGACGGCGGGCCTGGCGGCGCTGGAGGGCCGCGCCTGGGACGCCTGCGTGGACGTGAGCGGCTACACGCCGGGGCAGGTACGGGCGAGCGCCGAAGCGCTGCGGGAAAGGGTCCGGCGCCACGTCTTCATCAGCACCGGCAGCGTCTACGCTGAACAGCACCGCCACCCCATCCGCGAGGACGACCCCCTGCTCCCCGCCGCCGCCGAGGACGTGACCGAGGTGACGGGCGAGACGTATGGCCCGCTCAAGGTGACTTGCGAGCGCATCGTGCAGGAGGTCTTCGGCGAGCGGGCGACCATCCTGCGCCCGCAGATTGTGGCGGGGCCGTACGACCCTACCGGGCGCTACACGTACTGGATCGACCGGGTGGCGGCGGGAGGCGACTTCCTGGCCCCCGGGAACGGCTCGGACTTCGTGCAAGTCATCGACGCCCGCGATCTCGCCCACTTCACCATGAAGGTGCTGGAGGAGG
Encoded proteins:
- a CDS encoding thiamine pyrophosphate-dependent dehydrogenase E1 component subunit alpha — encoded protein: MIQPFTSDPLRWVAEDGRPIRELPDRFTPAVLRELHHEMVRAREFDKKLVTLLRQGRTTFYAQSSGMEATQVGLARSIRVGHDWVWPYYRDHALGLAMGVPLLDLISQCLGTNSDTCRGRQMPHHFAAQRQNFVSISSSIASQVPPAAGNAMAQKYLGVDELTVCTFGDGATSEGDWHAGMNMAGASGAPCLFVCENNQWAISTNLKAQTASETIHIKAKAYGMPGYYVDGNDIVAVMEVLSHVAEGVRAGNGPALVECLTYRVGSHSNADADAEKNYRTREEVNAWLARDPITRVERLLDHLGEPVSAEERADLISAVHREVDEAVLRAEATGQPDWRIMFEDVYADTPVHLREQAAFLRAEQEGVRA
- a CDS encoding alpha-ketoacid dehydrogenase subunit beta, which codes for MTATQAKPQAATGTGETRTLTLIQAINEAMAEELARDDRVVIFGEDVGARGGVFLATAGLQAQFGPNRVFDTPLSEASIVGAAVGMAVRGLRPIAEIQFADYMGPGFDQIISQAAKIRYRSGGQFTAPLVIRTPSGGGVKGGHHHSQSPESYFAHTPGLKVVMPSTPYDAKGLLKAAVRGGDPVIYFEPKRLYRAAKGQVPVQDYTVEIGKGAVRREGTDLTVIGYGGVMPDAEKAAQALAAEGVQAEVIDLRSLVPWDRDLVLTSVAKTGRAVLVSEAPRTANFMGEVAYVIQEELFDSLLAPVMQVAGFDTPYPYVQDKVYLPGPNRIAAACVRALNY
- a CDS encoding dihydrolipoamide acetyltransferase family protein, with translation MKEVLLPELAESVVEGEILKWLVQEGETVALEQPLCEVMTDKVTVELPSPYAGVLERRLANEGDVVAVHAPIAVIVEAGAATSGGGERASQTSSAPSVTQAIQETFENPETTEAPLPTQAAEEREHVSGSIVEAGHTAEKGDDDASLFKAFASDETVRLQGLENRSGSNTPGTYTGGTGSILNRAQTPSGRTDGRVLAVPAARKLARELGVDLAGVQGSGPNGRVRVDDVTAHAQSPQSQPTAPAQTAPAPAPQPAPAAPTPQPAPAARGPGGMPVAPVQYRTPKGYEHLEDRVPLRGMRRAISNQMQASHLYTVRTLTVDEVNLTRLVEFRSRVKDEAQAAGVKLSYLPFIFKAVAAALRKYPSLNSSFDEATGEIVMKRYFNIGMAVATDAGLTVPVLRDVNQKSIFELARQVSDLASRAQAGKLTPDELAGSTFSVTNIGSIGALFSFPIINVPDAAILGVHSIQKRPIVNERDEIEIAHMMYLSLSFDHRLVDGAEAARFCKEVIRLLENPDRLMLEAM
- a CDS encoding response regulator transcription factor is translated as MLAQILVVEDDPHLGPLLKEYLSADYLVEHAPTLKEAQAWLGTHSPQLILLDLNLPDGDGLDLVQALRQYSSTPVLVLSARSGVQERVAGLNAGADDYLTKPFAMPELDARITALLRRTAAGTGVNLGNTSLSTSSLLLTVNDKNVNLTEHEARILELMMRTPERVFSRADIESHLYGWETPNSNSVEVRISQLRKKLEQAASDLRIRTIRNVGYVLQA
- a CDS encoding sensor histidine kinase; this translates as MSRPAPLRSARVAWRHSLRFRLALVYTLVALALITVIGLGVMTLLLRQMDAQFQTRLDERADTLAEALLAGQQGLGKTPGGAGTYTMIVDEDGQVLAATPSLRQYEKAPFPFEGQRTVQLGGSSARTATRKLGGFGTLWVALPEDDLVAARQSATNALLLALLVTPVLMLVVGWWVGRRALAGLGEAADLADHIDPTRSVATLPLPTREDEVHRLLAALNRLLVRIEAVQAREKQLLGQIVHELGAPLTVLKASLTRAADRTRDPEVMRAALVADELTFTTQDLMQLARGHLEMKVAWHFIPASALRGRLDRLVPGTTFAGNWGGMLLCDPDRLTQALRNLLANARRAAGPEGTVSLTLEETADHVTLTVHDSGPGLPPELGDRIFEPFVSGSGSSGLGLSVARQIAALHGGTLTAGNAPGGGAQFVLTLPGVALGDEEDEEPAGQPETALSAP
- the dprA gene encoding DNA-processing protein DprA, producing MTPTLDRTELHALLTLRFTPNLGPRRTEHLRRHFGSAGAALGAPLTALRGVPGLDARSVAGIGTATPREQAESELARAAREGVTLLGRGLEGYPDALEALGDPPAVLWVRGDLPDFPVVPRAVGIVGTRGASPHALGLTRHLAADLARAGVTVVSGLARGVDTAAHEASVDAGGISVGVLGSAVNMIYPSENTGLARRLTLVSEYPLDTGPAQHHFPTRNRIIAALSAATVVVEGELKSGSLITATHALECGRTVFAVPGRAGDPRAAGPHRLLREGAVLTETAGDILDELGWEDAPAAPLPDLPPEQARVYAALTTPATLDDLQGATGLTLPDLQTALVMLQLMGLAEEVGGRWARR
- a CDS encoding SDR family oxidoreductase, with translation MTGQKLNVLVLGGTQFVGRHIVEALLARGHGVTVLTRGRTPDELPETVERLKGDRNEGTAGLAALEGRAWDACVDVSGYTPGQVRASAEALRERVRRHVFISTGSVYAEQHRHPIREDDPLLPAAAEDVTEVTGETYGPLKVTCERIVQEVFGERATILRPQIVAGPYDPTGRYTYWIDRVAAGGDFLAPGNGSDFVQVIDARDLAHFTMKVLEEDIPGVFNLAGPRLSWREFLEVAREATGSNARPVWVDEATLEAQEVGWRELPVWLPAMSEQGGLMDMSSDRAQAAGLIHSGPLTTARDTRAWSTDTPQKPFLTPEREAEVLASLARG